Proteins found in one Dermacentor silvarum isolate Dsil-2018 chromosome 8, BIME_Dsil_1.4, whole genome shotgun sequence genomic segment:
- the LOC119461742 gene encoding NADH dehydrogenase [ubiquinone] 1 alpha subcomplex assembly factor 4 translates to MGNRLAAFVSKPIRDFNIENRVDKVITVGKPKAAPRHPSDAKHEPETALTDASKVLEKREDLLERLKSVKVVSSDRDSQVQQSAPPGSGRPLPQSRAVPQQHKYGFFEPSVVPRGRLTLRQATQLLADVKNDPDTFTPVALAAQYSLDEKDVHNVLRYFSVFRMHSVQPAKLGDLTAIDTMKDALLPTKQDPADSKDEEKIVKESEQTVGAQDSRTPGTKK, encoded by the exons ATGGGAAACCGGCTGGCGGCCTTCGTTAGCAAGCCCATCAGGGATTTTAATATCGAAAACCGCGTAGACAAGGTTATCACCGTCGGAAAACCCAAGGCGGCGCCTCGCCATCCGAGCGACGCCAAGCACGAACCGGAGACGGCGCTTACCG ACGCGAGCAAGGTGCTAGAAAAACGGGAGGACCTTTTGGAGCGTTTGAAAAGCGTGAAGGTGGTCTCGTCAGATCGGGACTCGCAG GTGCAACAAAGTGCGCCACCCGGGTCGGGTCGGCCACTGCCGCAGAGCCGAGCAGTGCCGCAGCAGCACAAGTACGGCTTCTTCGAGCCGAGCGTGGTTCCACGGGGACGACTGACGCTGCGTCAGGCTACGCAGCTGCTGGCCGACGTGAAGAATGACCCGGACACATTCACTCCCGTGGCTTTGGCTGCGCAGTACAGCCTCGACGAAAAGGATGTGCACAATGTGCTGCGCTACTTCAGCGTCTTCCGCATGCACTCAGTGCAGCCTGCCAAGCTCGGCGACCTGACCGCCATCGACACCATGAAAGACGCGCTACTTCCGACTAAGCAAGACCCAGCGGACAGCAAGGATGAGGAGAAGATTGTGAAAGAAAGTGAACAGACAGTTGGTGCACAAGACAGTAGGACACCTGGCACTAAGAAGTGA